DNA sequence from the Anaerobranca californiensis DSM 14826 genome:
AGATGATGTTTTGTTATCAGTGTCAAGAGGCAGCAAAGGGAACAGGTTGTAGCATAAGGGGTGTATGTGGGAAAACAGATGTTGTAGCTAACAGTCAAGATTTACTTATATACACAGTAAAGGGATTGTCTAAGTTAAACCTAATTGCTAAGGAAAATGGAATTGAAAAAGAAGAGATAGATAAGTTTATAATGGAAAGTTTATTTATTACCGTTACAAACGTTAATTTTGATGATAACGTTATCTATGAAAAGGTCTTAGAAGGAATTAAAATTAGAGAAGAATTAAAGGTAGAATTACAAAATAAAGGTGTAGATTTATCAAAAGAAACCCATGATGCAATAAATTTTATTGTAGATCGTGAAAATGTTGAAAAGAAGAGGGAAGAAGTTTCTATTTTAAAAACAGAAAATGAAGATATAAGATCATTAAGGGAATTAATAACTTATGGTGTTAAGGGAATGGCTGCATATGCAAACCATGCCTATGTTTTAAAATATGCTGACAAAGAAATCTCTAGGTTTATGGAAAAGGCATTAGCGGCGACATTAGATGACAGTCTAAGTGTAGATGAACTTGTTGCTTTAACACTAGAGACGGGTAAATATGCAGTAGAGGTTATGGCATTATTGGATAAAGCTAACACATCAACATATGGAAACCCTGAAATAACAAAGGTAAACATAGGTGTAAGAAATAATCCAGGGATATTAATTAGTGGCCATGATCTCAAGGATCTAGAACAGCTCCTTGAACAAACAAAGGGAACTGGGGTAGATGTTTATACCCATGGGGAAATGTTGCCAGCCCATTATTACCCAGCATTTAAGAAATATGATCACTTTGTAGGAAATTATGGAAATGCATGGTGGCTGCAGGATAAGGAATTTGAAACATTTAATGGACCAATTTTAATGACGACAAACTGTTTAGTTCCTCCAAAGGATTCCTATAAAGACAGGGTTTACACAACTGGTGTGGTCGGTTTCCCTAATGTTAAACATATATCAGAAGATGAAACTGGAAATAAAGATTTTAGCCAAATAATAGAACACGCTAAAAGATGCAGTGCTCCTACACAAATTGAAGAAGGAGAAATAGTTGGAGGATTTGCCCATAATCAAGTATTGCAACTAGCAGACAAAGTGGTTGAAGCTGTAAAAACAGGAGCTATTAAAAAGTTTTTTGTTATGGCCGGTTGTGATGGAAGGATGAAATCAAGGGAATATTATACTGAATTTGCAAAAAAACTTCCAAAGGATACAGTAATTTTAACAGCAGGGTGTGCTAAATATAGATATAACAAGTTAGAATTTGGCGATATAGCTGGGATTCCAAGGGTGTTAGATGCAGGGCAGTGTAATGATTCATACTCACTGGCAGTAATCGCTCTAAAGCTTAAAGAAGTATTTGAATTAAATGATATAAATGAATTGCCAATTGCATATAATATTGCCTGGTATGAACAAAAGGCTGTAACAGTATTACTAGCATTACTATATTTAGGAGTTAAAAACATTCATCTAGGGCCAACTCTACCGGCATTCCTTTCACCAAATGTTGCAAATGTACTTGTTGAAACATTCGGCATTGGTGGAATAACTAATGTTGATGATGATTTAAAAATGTTTTTAGGATAATTTATTTTCGCCACAGGGATAACCTGTGGCTTTTTATATTAATTATTTTTTTAGGAAAAAAATTTAAAAATAAAAGGTTTTAATTAAAGGGATGTAGAATAAATTTAACAAAAGAAAAAAAGTATGAGGTGAGAAACTTGCTTAAAAGTATAATTATAGCTTTGTATGTAGTAATATTACTGATTTTATCCCTTCCATATCTTTTAGCAGTAAAGTTATGTAAATTTTTAGGCTTTAAAAATATTCATTACCGTCTTATAAACCTTTTTATAACCTTTTTTTGCCGCTCTGCCTTTTGCTTAGCAGGGGTTAAAGTAGAAGTAGAAGGTCTTGAAAATCTGCCAGAAGGGAACATGTTATATGTCGGAAATCACCAAAGTATAGTAGATATCCCTGTCATGTTAGGATATGTTCCAGGGATAAAAGGTTTCATTGCAAAAAAGGAGACAAAGAAATTACCAATAATTAATTGGTGGATGGAAGAAATAAACTGTGTTTTTTTAGACCGGCATAATATTCGCCAAGGTATAAAGGATATGGCAAAGGCAAAGGAATTATTAGAGGAAGGGAAAACTCTAGTAATATATCCTGAAGGCACTCGAAGTAAAGGTGACCAAATGGGTGAATTTAAAAAAGGCAGTTTAAAAATAGGGGTTCAAGGGGGGGTACCAATTGTACCGGTGGCCATCTCTGGTTCTTATAAAATATTCGAAGAAAATAGAAAGATAAAAAAAGGTCAAGTGAAATTAAAGATTGGTCAGCCTATTTTTATTGAAGATTTGAGTGAGGAAGAGAAGAAAGATATTTCCCAAATAGCCTATCAAAGGGTAAAAGAGCTTTTAGAAAATTAAGGGCCCAAAAAGAAAAGTTCATTGGGAAAGGGGTGGCAGCTATGGTAAAAAAAGAATATATAGAAAGGTCCCACCTTCGATGTTTTAATTATGGTGTTGATAAAGAAAGGAAATTTTCTGCTAAAATAATTTTTGGTCAACAGCTTTTTGATAGATTAGAGAAAAATAAAACATTGATAGAAGTAGCAACACCCTTTATGGAACACCTTTATAATTTCGTCAAAGGCTCTAATTTCTTTTCTATACTAACGGATGGAGAAGGCTGTATTTTAAAAGTCATAGGAGATGAAAAAATTTTACAAGAAGCTTATTCCCTAAAAATGGTCCCCGGTGCTTTTATGGATGAAAAAAACATTGGAACCAATGCTATGGGTACTGCCTTGGCAGAAAAAAAACCTGTTCAAGTATCAGGGGAAGAACATTATATAAAAGCATATCACCGATGGACCTGCTCTGCAGCTCCTATCAAAAATCCTGAAGGTGAAATTATCGGATGTCTAGACTTAACAGGTTATAGTCCCCAAGTCCATTCCCATACTCTTGGAATGGTGGTGGCAGCGGTAAAGGCTGTGGAAAATATTTTAACAAAGGACCAAGCAACTTTTAAACTTTCCGTTGTAAACAAATATATTGAAACAATAATTAACTCTATAGATGAAGGAATAATAACCATTGGTCCTAAAGGGTATTTAAAACTTTTAAATACAAAGGCAGAAAAGTTTTTAGGTTTAACTAGTACAGAAGCACAAGGGAAAAAAGCAAAAGACTATATTGAAAATTGGGATTTCATCGAAGGTGTTTTAAAGGAAAAAAACAAAATAACAGAGGAAGAGATATATATAAAAGGCAAAAAGGGAAAGTTTCACTGTATTATCAGCGGCTATTTTATCCAGGGTAAAGATAAACCCCAAGGTTATGTCTGTATTTTTAAAGAGATAAAGACAGCT
Encoded proteins:
- the hcp gene encoding hydroxylamine reductase, with protein sequence MFCYQCQEAAKGTGCSIRGVCGKTDVVANSQDLLIYTVKGLSKLNLIAKENGIEKEEIDKFIMESLFITVTNVNFDDNVIYEKVLEGIKIREELKVELQNKGVDLSKETHDAINFIVDRENVEKKREEVSILKTENEDIRSLRELITYGVKGMAAYANHAYVLKYADKEISRFMEKALAATLDDSLSVDELVALTLETGKYAVEVMALLDKANTSTYGNPEITKVNIGVRNNPGILISGHDLKDLEQLLEQTKGTGVDVYTHGEMLPAHYYPAFKKYDHFVGNYGNAWWLQDKEFETFNGPILMTTNCLVPPKDSYKDRVYTTGVVGFPNVKHISEDETGNKDFSQIIEHAKRCSAPTQIEEGEIVGGFAHNQVLQLADKVVEAVKTGAIKKFFVMAGCDGRMKSREYYTEFAKKLPKDTVILTAGCAKYRYNKLEFGDIAGIPRVLDAGQCNDSYSLAVIALKLKEVFELNDINELPIAYNIAWYEQKAVTVLLALLYLGVKNIHLGPTLPAFLSPNVANVLVETFGIGGITNVDDDLKMFLG
- a CDS encoding lysophospholipid acyltransferase family protein codes for the protein MLKSIIIALYVVILLILSLPYLLAVKLCKFLGFKNIHYRLINLFITFFCRSAFCLAGVKVEVEGLENLPEGNMLYVGNHQSIVDIPVMLGYVPGIKGFIAKKETKKLPIINWWMEEINCVFLDRHNIRQGIKDMAKAKELLEEGKTLVIYPEGTRSKGDQMGEFKKGSLKIGVQGGVPIVPVAISGSYKIFEENRKIKKGQVKLKIGQPIFIEDLSEEEKKDISQIAYQRVKELLEN